The nucleotide window CTCCGGGATTCGGGCTTCATTTCAGATCTCGTACATGACGGGGTCTACCTGTGCCCGCACAACACCGCGTTCACGAGCGACGCGACACAAGTCGGCCATGCTGCGCGCGCTCAGAGTCTTTTCCAGCCCCTCGCGAATCATCTCCCATACAAATTCCGGACACTCCGCAGCACTCGTTCCGTCGCCCTCGCCCAGACTGACGATCGCGCCCTGTACTGCGAGCACGACATCGGCCAGGCTGATGTCCTCAGGCGCACGCGCCAGAACATAGCCCCCACCGGGCCCGCGCTTGCTCTGCACCAGACTCGCGCGGCGCAGCTTCTGGAAGATCTGCTCGAGATAGCGCACGGGGATCTGCTGGCGCGCTCCCATTTCGTTGAGCGAAACGGGTTTGCCCTCGCCGTTGTAGGCGAGATCGAAGATCCCGTAGATCGCGTATTTGAGTTGGAGCGTGGCGCGCAAGATTCGCCGAAAAATAACACGGTTCTCCACTAGGGAAAGAGCGGAGGGCTGCGGGGAAAACGCCGCGTTGGTGCAGGCGAAGAAAAGACGATAACCTGCGCGACGCCTCCCGAGGTGCTCTCCATGACGGAATTTGCAGTAGAAAATTGCGTGCGCGGTCCACTCGAGCGTTTCGCCGAGCACCTCGCCGAACTCGAACCCGAGGAACTCGGGGGAACGATCCGCAGCACCGAAGTGCTCCCGGAGCGATCCGCACGGTCGGGCGAGTTCGAACTCCCCGAGACCCTGACCGGGATCCTGAAGCGCCGCCGCATCACAGACCTGTACTCCCACCAGGCCGAGGCGCTGAGCGCCTGGAGAGCCGGCAACGACGTGCTGCTGGCGACCGGCACCGCCAGCGGCAAGAGCCTGGTCTACAACCTGGCGGTCGCGCAGCGAGCCCTGGAAGACCGCGACGCGCGCGCGCTGTTCCTGTTTCCGCTCAAGGCCCTGGAGCACGACCAACTCGGCTCCCTGCGCGAGGATCTTTCGGCCATGCGCTTGCTGGACCCTCCGAGTGCGGAGATCTACGACGGCGATACCTCTCCCTATCGCAGAAAGAAGATTCGCGAGAACCCGCCGACCGTTCTCCTGTCGACCCCAGACATGCTGCACGCTGGAATCCTGCCGCGGCACGATTCGTGGAAAGAGTTCCTTTCGAAACTCGAACTGATCGTGGTCGACGAAGTGCACACCTATCGCGGCGTGATCGGCGCACACGTCGCGCAGGTTCTGCGACGCCTCATTCGGATCGCGAACTCCTACGGCGTACATCCACAGATCGTGGCCTGCTCGGCGACGATCGGAAATCCCAGCGAGTTCATCACCGAACTGACGGGTCGCAAACCGGTCGTGATCTCGCGCGACGGCTCCCCCCAGGCCCAGAAACGCATCGTATTCGTGGAACCCGAGGCTTCGGCCTATACCGCGGCTGCGCGGCTTTTCCGCCGCTGTGTGCGCGAGGGTCTGCGCACGATCGCCTTCACGCAGGCCCGTCGCATCACCGAGCTGATGCATATGTGGATCGTCGAAGCCGAACCGCAGCTGCGTTCGCGCATCTCGTCGTATCGCAGCGGCTTCCTGCCCGAAGAACGGCGCGAAATCGAACGGCGTCTATTCGACGGGGATCTGGCCGGCGTCATCTCGACGTCCGCGCTCGAAATGGGCATCGACGTCGGCGGACTCGATGTGTGCATCCTGGTCGGCTACCCGGGCTCGATCCTCGCCACGCGCCAGCGCGCGGGACGCGTCGGGCGGGGCCGGGAATCCCTGGTATTCCTGGTTCCCGGTGCGGACGCACTCGACCGTTTCTTCCTGAAACACCCGCACGCATTGATCGAGCGGCCCTGCGAAGACGCGGTGGTCGACCCCGGGAATCTCGAGATCCTGGCGGGGCATCTGCCCTGCGCAGCCGCAGAGATCCCACTTCGCCACGACGAAGCCTGGCTCGAACAACGCGGAGTGGCCGAAGCCCTGGCGACGGCTCACAGCCGCGGAAGCCTGCTCGAAAGCGCTCAGGGCGGCGAGTCTTTTGCAGCGCGCCGCAACCCGTCGCGCGAGATCTCCCTGCGTTCGGTAGGCGAGAGCTTCACGATCAAGAAGCCGGGTTCTGCGGGCAAGCGCGTGGTCGGCACGATCGGCAGTTCGCGCGCCTACTCGGAATGCCATCCGGGCGCCATCTACCTGCACCACGCGCAGAGCTTCGCCGTAAAGGAACTCGACCTCGAAAAACGCGAAGTCAGCGTCGAGGGCCCCCTCAAGGTCGACCACTACACGCGCGCGCTGGGCGAAAAGGACACCGAGATCCTCGAAACCACGCGCTCGCGCCCGCTGGGCAACGCGCTGCTGAAACTGGGCCGCTTGAAGATCACTTCGAAGGTCACGCACTACGAAAAGCGACGCGTCTTCGGGCAGGACCTGCTCGGCCGACACCCACTCGAACTGCCCTCGACCAGCTTCGAGACCGAGGGTCTGTGGATCGAACTCGCCCCCGAGATCGAGAACATCATCAAGTCCGAGGGCGGACACTTCATGGGCGGGATCCACGGACTCGAACACGCGGCCCTCGCCCTGTTCCCGCTTTTCGCACTCTGCGATCGCTTCGACATGGCGGGCATCTCGATCCCCCGACATGCACAGGTGCGCGGGCCGGCCGTGTTCATGTACGACTCCCATCCGGGGGGCATTGGCATCTCGCGCAGCGTATTCGCCAAGATCGAAGAACTGCTCGAACTGACGCTGAAACTGGTCTCGGAATGCGAGTGCGAGGAAGGCTGCCCATCTTGCATCCACTCGCCCCGCTGTGGTGCCGGAAATCGGCCACTCGACAAGCAGGCGGTGATTCGCACGCTGGAACTCGTACTGAGCCAGGAGCCACTGCAATCCGGGACGGCCGAATGCGCGGAAGAACAACCTTTTGATAACCTCGCACCCGCCGTGCACACAGATCAACCCAAAGCACCGGTACTCTTCGACGTGGAGACCCAGCGTTCGGCGGCAGAGGTCGGCGGCTGGCACAACACTCACCTGATGCGAGTTGCACTGGCCGTCCTGTACGACTCCGGTACCGGCGAGTTCGAAACGTTTTTCGAG belongs to bacterium and includes:
- a CDS encoding Rrf2 family transcriptional regulator, with the translated sequence MRATLQLKYAIYGIFDLAYNGEGKPVSLNEMGARQQIPVRYLEQIFQKLRRASLVQSKRGPGGGYVLARAPEDISLADVVLAVQGAIVSLGEGDGTSAAECPEFVWEMIREGLEKTLSARSMADLCRVARERGVVRAQVDPVMYEI
- a CDS encoding DEAD/DEAH box helicase, giving the protein MTEFAVENCVRGPLERFAEHLAELEPEELGGTIRSTEVLPERSARSGEFELPETLTGILKRRRITDLYSHQAEALSAWRAGNDVLLATGTASGKSLVYNLAVAQRALEDRDARALFLFPLKALEHDQLGSLREDLSAMRLLDPPSAEIYDGDTSPYRRKKIRENPPTVLLSTPDMLHAGILPRHDSWKEFLSKLELIVVDEVHTYRGVIGAHVAQVLRRLIRIANSYGVHPQIVACSATIGNPSEFITELTGRKPVVISRDGSPQAQKRIVFVEPEASAYTAAARLFRRCVREGLRTIAFTQARRITELMHMWIVEAEPQLRSRISSYRSGFLPEERREIERRLFDGDLAGVISTSALEMGIDVGGLDVCILVGYPGSILATRQRAGRVGRGRESLVFLVPGADALDRFFLKHPHALIERPCEDAVVDPGNLEILAGHLPCAAAEIPLRHDEAWLEQRGVAEALATAHSRGSLLESAQGGESFAARRNPSREISLRSVGESFTIKKPGSAGKRVVGTIGSSRAYSECHPGAIYLHHAQSFAVKELDLEKREVSVEGPLKVDHYTRALGEKDTEILETTRSRPLGNALLKLGRLKITSKVTHYEKRRVFGQDLLGRHPLELPSTSFETEGLWIELAPEIENIIKSEGGHFMGGIHGLEHAALALFPLFALCDRFDMAGISIPRHAQVRGPAVFMYDSHPGGIGISRSVFAKIEELLELTLKLVSECECEEGCPSCIHSPRCGAGNRPLDKQAVIRTLELVLSQEPLQSGTAECAEEQPFDNLAPAVHTDQPKAPVLFDVETQRSAAEVGGWHNTHLMRVALAVLYDSGTGEFETFFEDRVGELVERLFEAPAVVGFNIRRFDYGVLSAYSARDLAKLPTFDLLEDVHKRLGYRLSLGHLGEITLGHGKSADGLQSLEWFKNGELDKIEKYCRADVELMRDLMDFSEREGHVLFQRKRDKQIVRLPVDWSIDTVMETVAN